In Syntrophales bacterium, one genomic interval encodes:
- a CDS encoding thioesterase family protein, whose amino-acid sequence MYIFDRDLVMENSEKCAYEGIVSRNWSINGNPNGGYLMAFLASAMQKQSDKKWPVIVTANFLTKCEAGQKSGVTVEAISAGKQLNRYQASLTQNGIEITRCWATFMDEVNCDKSANRYEKEAPLMPVREECVCLPLIPEFTLFEHMDVLLTPSCAGWLKGNLSPISEQKGWIKFKDDRPCDALSLLLTADSFPPPILASQGVVAWVPTIEYSVSVRDLPDTPWIKAIFRSHYMTCDIIEEDGEIWDENGKLLAISRQIAQFRR is encoded by the coding sequence GTGTATATTTTTGACCGTGATCTTGTTATGGAAAATAGCGAAAAATGCGCTTATGAAGGGATTGTCAGCCGAAACTGGTCTATCAATGGAAATCCCAATGGCGGCTATCTGATGGCCTTTCTGGCCTCGGCCATGCAAAAACAAAGTGATAAAAAATGGCCGGTAATTGTCACCGCCAACTTTCTCACTAAATGCGAGGCGGGGCAGAAGTCCGGAGTAACGGTGGAGGCAATTTCTGCGGGGAAACAGTTGAACCGATATCAGGCCAGCCTGACTCAAAATGGCATTGAAATAACCCGCTGCTGGGCGACGTTTATGGATGAAGTCAACTGTGACAAGAGTGCCAACAGGTATGAAAAAGAAGCCCCGTTAATGCCCGTGCGGGAAGAGTGCGTCTGTTTACCGCTAATTCCGGAATTTACGCTGTTCGAACACATGGATGTTCTGCTGACGCCTTCGTGCGCCGGATGGCTCAAAGGGAATTTATCGCCAATATCTGAGCAGAAGGGCTGGATAAAATTTAAGGATGACAGGCCCTGTGATGCCCTGTCGCTTCTTTTGACAGCCGATTCATTTCCGCCGCCCATTCTCGCCAGCCAAGGTGTGGTGGCATGGGTTCCTACCATCGAATACTCGGTCAGCGTCAGAGATCTCCCGGATACACCGTGGATCAAAGCGATCTTCCGCTCACACTACATGACCTGCGACATTATTGAAGAAGATGGTGAAATCTGGGATGAAAATGGAAAGCTTCTGGCAATATCGCGCCAGATTGCCCAGTTCAGAAGATAA
- the pstC gene encoding phosphate ABC transporter permease subunit PstC — translation MNRKLKEIIIKNVFAFFAMLSLLMLALIVYFLFREGLPLFHLTSLQDFLFGPLWYPTDEPPAYGIWPLIVGSVIVTFFSCLLAVPFGILSAIYIAEMAPRQIKEALKAVIELLAGLPSVVLGFFGMVILAPWMQQTFDLPTGLNIVNASLMLALMAIPTISSISEDALHAVPRDFKEAAYALGATKYETITRVVVPSALSGISTAVILGMGRAIGETMVVLMVAGGAAALPRSIFDSVRPMPASIAAEMGEAPFQSGHYHALFATGIVLFVVTLVFNLIADHISNRFKEEGSGTL, via the coding sequence ATGAACAGAAAGCTTAAAGAGATCATCATCAAAAATGTTTTTGCCTTTTTTGCAATGCTTTCGCTTTTGATGCTGGCGCTGATTGTCTATTTCCTCTTTCGGGAAGGACTCCCGCTCTTCCATCTGACGTCCTTGCAGGATTTTCTGTTTGGCCCCCTCTGGTATCCGACCGATGAGCCGCCGGCGTACGGGATCTGGCCCCTGATCGTGGGTTCGGTTATTGTTACATTTTTTTCGTGCCTGCTGGCCGTTCCGTTCGGGATTCTTTCCGCGATTTACATAGCGGAAATGGCCCCGCGGCAAATCAAGGAGGCGCTTAAAGCCGTTATCGAACTGCTGGCCGGTCTCCCCTCTGTGGTTCTCGGTTTTTTCGGGATGGTTATCCTGGCGCCGTGGATGCAGCAGACGTTTGATCTGCCGACGGGGCTCAATATTGTGAATGCCTCGCTGATGCTCGCGTTGATGGCGATCCCGACGATCTCCAGCATTTCCGAAGACGCCCTCCATGCGGTTCCGCGCGATTTCAAGGAGGCAGCCTACGCCCTCGGGGCAACAAAATATGAGACGATCACAAGGGTGGTTGTTCCGTCGGCGCTTTCCGGAATCTCCACGGCGGTGATCCTGGGAATGGGGCGGGCGATCGGGGAGACGATGGTGGTCTTGATGGTCGCCGGAGGCGCTGCGGCGCTGCCGAGAAGCATTTTCGATTCCGTGCGGCCGATGCCGGCGAGCATCGCCGCGGAGATGGGAGAGGCGCCTTTCCAAAGCGGCCACTATCATGCCCTTTTCGCTACCGGGATTGTGCTTTTTGTCGTCACCCTTGTTTTTAACCTGATTGCCGATCATATCTCGAACCGCTTTAAGGAAGAGGGGTCGGGCACGTTGTGA
- a CDS encoding RNA-binding transcriptional accessory protein — MTETAQNSASQQIDINPDVPETHYPKVAAELNIQQSQVAATAKLLAEGATVPFIARYRKEATGALDEVQIADIRDRLEQLAELEKRRGAVLKSLAERELLTDDLSARIAAAETLSVLEDIYLPFRPKRRTRAMVAREKGLAPLAELIFAQGDCDPLAEAAPYVDPGKGVTTGEEALAGARDIIAEMVNEDEKARARIRAYFTEKAVFQSRVIGGKETEGNRYRDYFDWEESAAKAPSHRILAMRRGEKEGFLTMRVTPPEAEAIALLVAMFVTGAGAASEQVRLAVEDSYRRLLANAMETELRTVTKKRADAEAIRVFADNLRQLLLAPPLGQKRMLAIDPGFRTGCKVVCLDAQGKLLHHDVILPHLSENMRKVSSETVQSLCRRFRIEAIAIGNGTAGRETETFLRELNLPDTIQIFMVNESGASVYSASKIAREEFPNEDVTVRGAVSIGRRLADPLAELVKIDAKAIGVGQYQHDVDQAELKRSLDDTVMSCVNAVGVELNTASAALLGYVSGLGPALAANIVAWRDEHGPFSFRQSLLDVPRLGAKAFVQAAGFLRIRDGENPLDASAVHPESYSVVEKMAADLDCAVSDLMRDEALRQKIDVNLYVSDDIGLPTLNDIMLELAKPGRDPRTKREEFHFAEGIEKMENLVPGMKLPGIVTNLTAFGAFVDIGVHQDGLIHTSQLADRFVKDPSTVLKVGQMLEVAVLAVDLERKRISLTLKKNPEAAAKNRPERKKPDAAVSGKPSGRNTKEGANAGDAARRKDGDAALTGKPFVRKGKEADNAGGTPRQKTENNERRDEQKSRPHFAHDKNGDKKPPREKREEKVPFNNPFAAIFGKKG, encoded by the coding sequence ATGACGGAGACAGCTCAAAATAGCGCTTCCCAGCAGATTGACATTAATCCTGACGTTCCTGAAACCCACTACCCGAAAGTGGCAGCCGAGCTGAATATTCAGCAAAGCCAGGTGGCGGCCACCGCTAAACTGCTTGCAGAAGGGGCAACGGTTCCGTTTATTGCCCGTTACCGCAAGGAGGCGACTGGCGCCCTCGACGAGGTGCAGATTGCCGACATCCGCGACCGGCTCGAACAGCTTGCCGAACTGGAGAAAAGACGCGGGGCAGTTCTCAAGTCGCTGGCCGAGCGGGAACTCCTGACCGACGATCTGTCAGCCCGCATTGCCGCGGCGGAAACCCTCTCCGTCCTTGAGGATATCTACCTGCCGTTTCGTCCCAAAAGGCGGACGCGGGCGATGGTCGCCCGGGAAAAGGGGCTGGCGCCGCTCGCCGAACTTATCTTTGCCCAGGGTGATTGCGACCCGCTTGCGGAAGCGGCGCCCTATGTTGATCCGGGAAAAGGGGTCACAACTGGGGAAGAGGCCCTGGCGGGGGCGCGGGACATCATCGCCGAGATGGTTAATGAAGACGAAAAGGCGCGGGCGCGGATACGGGCGTATTTTACGGAGAAAGCCGTTTTCCAGTCACGGGTCATCGGGGGCAAGGAGACAGAAGGGAACCGTTACCGGGACTATTTCGACTGGGAGGAGTCGGCGGCGAAGGCGCCGTCGCACCGGATTCTTGCGATGCGGCGCGGGGAAAAGGAGGGGTTTTTGACGATGCGCGTCACCCCGCCGGAGGCGGAGGCGATTGCGCTGCTTGTTGCCATGTTTGTGACCGGGGCGGGGGCCGCGTCCGAGCAGGTGCGTCTGGCGGTTGAAGACAGCTACCGTCGCCTTTTGGCGAATGCTATGGAAACAGAGCTTCGCACCGTCACCAAAAAACGGGCGGATGCGGAGGCAATCCGTGTTTTTGCCGATAATCTTCGTCAGCTTCTGCTTGCCCCGCCGCTCGGCCAAAAGCGGATGCTGGCGATCGATCCCGGCTTTCGCACCGGCTGTAAGGTCGTCTGCCTCGACGCCCAGGGGAAGCTGCTGCATCACGACGTCATCTTGCCCCACCTCTCGGAAAACATGCGAAAAGTTTCCAGCGAGACGGTGCAATCCCTTTGCCGGCGCTTCCGCATCGAGGCGATTGCCATCGGCAACGGCACGGCGGGCCGGGAAACGGAGACATTCCTGCGGGAGCTGAACCTGCCCGACACGATTCAAATTTTTATGGTGAATGAAAGCGGCGCCTCCGTCTATTCCGCCTCCAAAATCGCCCGGGAGGAATTCCCCAACGAGGATGTTACGGTGCGGGGAGCGGTTTCGATCGGGCGCAGACTGGCCGATCCGCTTGCGGAACTGGTGAAGATCGACGCGAAGGCGATCGGGGTGGGCCAGTATCAGCATGACGTCGATCAGGCGGAGCTCAAAAGGAGCCTCGACGATACCGTGATGAGCTGCGTCAACGCCGTCGGGGTGGAATTGAATACGGCCTCCGCCGCCTTGTTGGGCTATGTGTCGGGGCTGGGCCCGGCGCTCGCGGCAAATATCGTTGCCTGGCGCGACGAACACGGCCCTTTTTCCTTCCGGCAGTCCCTGCTGGATGTTCCTCGGCTCGGCGCGAAGGCCTTTGTCCAGGCGGCCGGATTTTTGAGGATTCGCGACGGCGAAAACCCGCTTGATGCCAGCGCCGTCCATCCGGAAAGCTATTCCGTTGTCGAAAAAATGGCGGCCGATCTGGACTGCGCGGTGAGCGATTTGATGCGCGACGAAGCGCTGCGGCAAAAAATAGATGTAAATCTGTATGTTTCCGACGATATCGGCCTCCCGACATTGAACGACATCATGCTGGAACTCGCGAAACCGGGCCGCGATCCCCGCACTAAACGCGAAGAGTTTCATTTTGCCGAGGGGATCGAGAAGATGGAAAACCTTGTGCCGGGGATGAAGCTGCCTGGGATCGTGACGAATCTTACCGCCTTCGGCGCGTTTGTCGATATCGGCGTTCATCAGGACGGTCTGATTCACACCAGCCAGCTTGCCGACCGGTTTGTAAAAGATCCGTCAACGGTGTTGAAAGTAGGCCAGATGCTTGAGGTTGCCGTCCTTGCGGTCGATCTGGAGCGCAAACGCATTTCGCTGACCCTGAAGAAAAATCCCGAAGCCGCCGCGAAAAATCGGCCTGAGCGAAAAAAACCGGATGCCGCCGTTTCCGGAAAGCCGTCCGGGCGAAATACGAAGGAGGGCGCTAACGCGGGGGACGCGGCGCGGCGCAAAGACGGCGATGCTGCTCTTACGGGGAAACCCTTCGTGCGCAAGGGAAAGGAAGCCGATAACGCAGGAGGGACGCCCCGGCAAAAAACGGAAAATAACGAAAGAAGAGACGAGCAGAAGTCCCGTCCGCACTTTGCCCACGATAAAAATGGCGATAAAAAACCGCCGCGGGAAAAACGGGAGGAAAAGGTACCGTTCAATAATCCGTTTGCGGCGATTTTTGGCAAAAAAGGATGA
- the pstA gene encoding phosphate ABC transporter permease PstA — protein MNSENPQEVKVRRTVHKARYLRQALFFGLVRLAAFTITLALLGILAFLFVNGFRAISWDFLTLPPTDSMTKGGIMPALVGTLYLTFGAIAVALPLGVVSAIYLIEYAKQGAFIRIIRIGVNCLAGVPSVVFGLFGLGFFVVFLHFGSSILAGSLTLGILILPTIIGASEEALKAVPQTFREASLALGVSKWRTIARIVLPSAVPGILTGSILGVGRAAGETAPIMFTAAAFYTAALPKSIFDEVMALPYHIYVLATAGANIEQTRPLQYGTALVLIALVLGIDLVAIVIRSVIRRKKRW, from the coding sequence GTGAACAGTGAGAATCCGCAGGAAGTAAAAGTGAGGCGTACCGTTCATAAAGCGCGATATCTGCGGCAGGCCCTTTTTTTTGGCCTCGTGCGGCTCGCGGCTTTTACTATAACGCTGGCGCTTCTGGGGATCCTTGCCTTTCTGTTTGTCAATGGTTTTCGGGCGATCTCCTGGGATTTTCTGACGCTGCCCCCCACCGATTCGATGACGAAAGGCGGGATCATGCCGGCGCTCGTGGGCACCTTGTATCTGACCTTCGGGGCAATTGCCGTCGCCCTGCCGCTGGGAGTCGTATCTGCCATTTACCTGATTGAATATGCCAAACAGGGCGCCTTTATCCGGATCATCCGGATCGGCGTCAATTGTCTGGCCGGGGTGCCGTCCGTTGTTTTCGGGCTCTTCGGCCTCGGTTTTTTTGTCGTCTTTCTCCATTTCGGCTCCAGCATCCTCGCAGGCTCCCTGACCCTCGGCATCCTGATTCTGCCGACCATTATCGGGGCGTCGGAGGAGGCGCTGAAAGCGGTCCCCCAGACCTTCCGGGAGGCATCACTGGCCCTGGGGGTCTCCAAATGGCGAACTATTGCGAGGATTGTCCTGCCGTCCGCGGTTCCCGGCATTCTGACCGGGTCAATTCTCGGCGTCGGCCGCGCGGCCGGGGAAACGGCGCCGATTATGTTTACGGCGGCGGCCTTTTATACCGCGGCGCTGCCGAAATCCATTTTTGACGAGGTGATGGCGCTGCCGTATCATATCTACGTGCTGGCAACCGCCGGCGCCAACATAGAACAGACCAGGCCGCTGCAGTACGGGACGGCGCTGGTGCTGATTGCACTGGTTCTGGGAATAGATCTTGTGGCGATCGTCATCCGCAGCGTTATTCGCAGAAAGAAAAGGTGGTAA
- a CDS encoding Crp/Fnr family transcriptional regulator codes for MTNPEILLRQVPLFRALRAEDTGRLAALLRRQTLHKGEVLCRKEEEGNTLYMIISGKVKIVRQSIDGDEVILAVLAAGDFCGEMALLDGLPRSADAIAAEDTSLYFLTREDFFSCVANNERAVKTILSTLSKRLRKADDFLEDIFFLNVSSRLVKKLLEIVGNNGSQEVEGGVIRLNITQTTIAGMIGASRESVNKELRNLREQGLIEIAEKKIMILDVNKLRKKLL; via the coding sequence ATGACAAACCCGGAAATACTTTTGAGGCAGGTTCCGCTGTTTCGGGCGCTGCGCGCCGAGGATACCGGGCGTCTGGCGGCACTTCTCCGGAGGCAGACGCTCCATAAGGGGGAAGTCCTCTGCCGCAAGGAGGAAGAGGGAAACACCCTGTATATGATCATCTCCGGAAAGGTAAAGATTGTGCGCCAGTCGATAGATGGAGACGAGGTCATCCTGGCTGTTCTTGCCGCCGGTGATTTCTGCGGCGAGATGGCCTTGCTCGATGGCCTGCCGCGTTCCGCCGACGCTATCGCCGCCGAGGATACTTCCCTCTACTTTCTGACCAGAGAGGATTTTTTCTCCTGTGTTGCCAATAACGAGAGAGCTGTAAAAACAATACTTTCGACACTCTCGAAGCGCCTGCGCAAGGCGGACGATTTCCTCGAAGATATCTTTTTCCTGAATGTTTCCTCCCGGCTTGTGAAGAAGCTATTGGAAATTGTCGGCAATAACGGCTCTCAGGAAGTAGAGGGCGGCGTTATTCGGCTGAACATCACTCAGACGACCATCGCGGGGATGATCGGAGCGTCCCGGGAAAGCGTCAACAAAGAGCTGCGCAACCTCCGCGAGCAGGGGCTGATCGAAATAGCCGAAAAAAAGATCATGATTCTCGACGTCAACAAATTGCGTAAGAAGTTATTATAA
- the pstB gene encoding phosphate ABC transporter ATP-binding protein PstB — protein sequence MEEKLIVKAKNVDFFYGSFKALSDITIDFERNKVTALIGPSGCGKSTLLRLFNRMNDLIDGTRVEGEILFEGKNIYAPEVDPVQIRQQIGMVFQKPNPFPKSIFDNIAFAPKLAGITDRDSIETLVEESLKQAVLWDEVKDILGKSAMTLSGGQQQRLCIARALAMKPEVLLMDEPTSALDPISTAKIEELIDELKEHYTIIIVTHNMQQAARVSEFTGFFYIGKLIEFGKTEKIFTTPDVKQTEDYITGRFG from the coding sequence TTGGAAGAAAAGCTGATTGTCAAGGCAAAAAACGTTGATTTTTTCTACGGATCCTTCAAGGCGCTGTCGGATATCACGATAGATTTTGAAAGGAACAAGGTGACTGCCCTGATCGGGCCTTCCGGCTGCGGGAAGTCAACCCTGCTTCGGCTTTTCAACCGGATGAACGACCTGATCGACGGAACCCGTGTCGAAGGGGAAATCCTGTTCGAGGGGAAAAACATCTACGCCCCGGAGGTTGATCCGGTACAGATCCGCCAGCAGATCGGCATGGTTTTTCAGAAGCCGAACCCCTTTCCGAAGTCTATTTTTGACAACATCGCCTTCGCGCCGAAACTGGCGGGAATAACGGATAGGGATTCAATAGAAACCCTCGTGGAGGAAAGCCTGAAACAGGCCGTTTTATGGGACGAGGTTAAGGACATCCTGGGGAAGTCGGCGATGACCCTCTCCGGCGGCCAGCAGCAGCGTCTCTGCATCGCCCGGGCGCTCGCGATGAAGCCGGAGGTGTTGTTGATGGACGAGCCGACGTCGGCGCTGGACCCGATCTCGACCGCCAAGATCGAGGAGCTGATCGATGAACTGAAGGAACACTACACGATCATCATCGTTACCCACAATATGCAGCAGGCGGCCCGAGTTTCGGAATTTACCGGTTTCTTTTACATAGGCAAACTGATAGAATTCGGCAAAACTGAAAAGATATTCACCACCCCGGATGTGAAGCAGACGGAAGACTACATTACCGGGCGTTTTGGATAG
- a CDS encoding winged helix-turn-helix domain-containing protein encodes MTKKQIVVADDEQDIVELVSFNLEQEGFSVIKAGNGRKALELIRAKKPDLVILDLMMPEMNGMDVCRVVRGNAETADIPIIMLTAKADPLDKILGLEIGADDYITKPFHVREMIARVRSVLRRSERKAQLDVAKADDDQRELLACGGIQMDLGSYRVTLDGKPVELSSREFKLLHFFIFHPGRVYSRDQLLDRVWGDEAFVEPRTVDVHISRLRSVIEPDKENPRYILTVRGIGYKFAES; translated from the coding sequence ATGACTAAAAAGCAAATCGTTGTTGCCGATGATGAGCAGGACATTGTGGAGCTGGTTTCCTTCAATCTGGAACAGGAAGGATTTTCCGTCATAAAAGCCGGAAACGGGCGCAAAGCGCTGGAGCTGATCAGGGCGAAAAAGCCGGATCTGGTTATTCTCGATTTGATGATGCCGGAAATGAATGGGATGGATGTCTGCCGGGTGGTGCGCGGAAACGCCGAAACGGCGGATATCCCCATAATCATGCTGACGGCGAAAGCGGACCCGCTCGACAAGATACTGGGGCTCGAGATCGGCGCCGATGACTACATCACCAAGCCGTTTCATGTCCGGGAAATGATCGCGCGGGTGCGCTCCGTCTTGCGGCGGTCCGAACGGAAAGCGCAGCTTGATGTTGCTAAAGCGGATGACGACCAGCGGGAACTGCTTGCCTGCGGGGGAATCCAGATGGATTTAGGGTCGTACAGGGTGACTCTTGACGGCAAACCGGTCGAACTCAGTTCCCGGGAGTTCAAACTCCTGCATTTTTTTATCTTCCACCCCGGCCGTGTTTACAGCCGCGACCAGTTGCTCGACCGCGTCTGGGGCGATGAAGCGTTTGTCGAACCCCGCACCGTTGATGTTCACATAAGCCGTCTGCGCAGCGTAATTGAACCGGATAAGGAAAATCCCCGCTACATCCTGACCGTGCGCGGCATCGGGTACAAGTTTGCCGAATCTTAA
- a CDS encoding ATP-binding protein, producing the protein MKSHLSSKFLISFLIVGIGVFATASIWLQSELKKELLVRFEEELTAEAGIIAAMPVAEIMANAEKLSRLARARLTLIDAAGKVLVDTLSSPREMESHLNRSEIQEARLRGKGEASRYSSTLKEKMFYVAVPLASGTPGYVRLARPVTEVALLADAKGRMFLGILLAIIIIYLLTSAYLTVRLLSPIRRLILFTGRVRTGDFSGSLLVKAPDEIGELAGNIKEMVEYLRERIKRAEEARHKLEAVFAGMEEGVMLLDAEGRIESLNRSMEMMITRPQEEAIGKTLIEVLRNAGLHDALKRFRETGESVCEEIAIGDEHPVVMSVTIAAMNSETGGEQKMLLAFHDVTRLKGLERIRTDFVANVTHEIRTPLTAIIGFAETLRQGALENREMAGRFIDTIRENAERLNRLVDDLTTLSVLELGEARLQREGLSLAEAVEKALLVTGGRAEQKGLAMRRDIPQDLPLIFADRDRLTQILINIIDNALKFTPEGGIISLTALPEGDDFLALNVADTGPGIPEAELPRLGERFYRADKTRSRKLGGTGLGLSIVKHLMKAHGGRMNIQSALGKGTTVSLSFPVFRKTEATIQHNNE; encoded by the coding sequence ATGAAGAGTCATCTCTCCAGTAAGTTTCTGATTTCGTTTCTTATCGTTGGAATAGGGGTGTTCGCCACCGCCAGCATCTGGCTGCAAAGCGAACTCAAAAAGGAGCTGCTTGTCCGGTTCGAGGAAGAGCTGACGGCGGAGGCGGGCATCATCGCCGCCATGCCGGTTGCGGAGATCATGGCAAACGCTGAAAAGCTCTCCCGCCTGGCGCGCGCGCGTCTGACCCTGATCGACGCCGCGGGAAAAGTTCTTGTCGATACGCTGTCGTCCCCCCGGGAAATGGAGAGCCACCTGAACCGTTCCGAGATTCAGGAGGCCCGCTTGAGGGGCAAGGGAGAAGCCTCCCGTTACAGCAGCACCCTCAAAGAGAAGATGTTCTATGTTGCTGTTCCGCTTGCTTCGGGAACCCCCGGCTATGTGCGTCTGGCCCGTCCGGTGACCGAAGTGGCCCTCCTTGCCGACGCAAAGGGGCGGATGTTTCTGGGGATCCTGCTCGCGATTATTATCATATACCTTCTGACTTCCGCATATCTTACCGTCCGACTGCTTTCCCCGATCCGGAGATTGATCCTCTTTACCGGCCGCGTTCGCACCGGCGATTTTTCCGGTTCGCTGCTGGTGAAAGCGCCGGATGAAATTGGAGAACTTGCCGGAAACATTAAAGAGATGGTGGAATATCTGCGAGAGAGGATCAAGCGGGCCGAAGAGGCGCGGCACAAGCTCGAAGCGGTATTTGCAGGGATGGAAGAAGGGGTCATGCTGCTCGATGCCGAAGGCAGGATCGAATCGCTGAACCGCAGCATGGAGATGATGATCACCCGGCCGCAGGAAGAGGCGATCGGTAAAACGCTGATAGAGGTCTTGCGCAATGCCGGGCTTCATGATGCGTTGAAGCGCTTTCGGGAAACTGGGGAGAGCGTCTGCGAGGAGATCGCCATTGGCGATGAACATCCGGTCGTGATGAGTGTAACGATTGCGGCGATGAACAGCGAAACGGGCGGAGAGCAAAAAATGCTCCTCGCGTTTCATGACGTAACCCGTCTCAAGGGTCTCGAACGGATTCGCACCGACTTTGTCGCGAATGTAACCCACGAAATACGCACCCCGCTTACGGCAATCATCGGGTTTGCGGAGACGCTCCGGCAGGGGGCGCTGGAAAATCGGGAAATGGCCGGTAGATTCATAGACACGATCAGGGAAAACGCCGAGCGTCTTAACCGTCTGGTGGATGACCTTACGACCCTCTCCGTTCTCGAACTGGGGGAAGCGCGTCTGCAGCGCGAAGGGTTGTCCCTGGCAGAGGCGGTTGAAAAGGCGCTGCTTGTTACTGGGGGGAGGGCCGAGCAAAAGGGCTTGGCAATGCGGAGGGATATTCCGCAAGACCTTCCTTTGATATTTGCCGATCGGGACCGGCTGACGCAGATACTCATCAACATAATAGATAACGCGCTAAAATTTACCCCGGAGGGCGGGATTATTTCCCTGACGGCGCTGCCGGAGGGCGATGATTTTCTGGCGCTGAACGTCGCCGATACCGGCCCGGGGATTCCGGAAGCGGAGCTTCCCCGACTGGGCGAGCGTTTTTACCGGGCGGACAAGACGCGCTCCCGAAAACTGGGCGGCACCGGGCTTGGGTTGTCGATCGTCAAGCATCTGATGAAGGCCCACGGCGGCCGGATGAACATACAGAGCGCTCTGGGCAAAGGGACGACGGTTTCGCTTTCTTTCCCGGTTTTCAGAAAAACGGAGGCAACCATTCAGCATAACAATGAATAA
- a CDS encoding phosphate ABC transporter substrate-binding protein, with amino-acid sequence MKMFIKQLAVAAAILTASAGAAFAEKIVIKGSTTVLPIAQTTLEAFMKKNPGSSISLSGGGSGEGIKALIDKTADIATMSREVKKKEIDLGRAKGIEAYQNIVAIDAIVPVVNPKNKVGNLSTDQLSQIYQGKITNWKEVGGDDLAIVVVSRDSSSGTFETWAELVLKKARVSPRAQLQASNGAIVQAISKNKYAIGYIGLGYIDKSVKALKVNGIEASAKTAISKEYPVARALYMYTSGKPQGETASYINFVRSAEGQKLVQKIGFVPLSVKK; translated from the coding sequence ATGAAAATGTTCATAAAGCAGTTGGCGGTTGCGGCGGCGATTCTGACGGCGAGCGCCGGGGCGGCGTTTGCGGAAAAAATTGTGATAAAGGGTTCCACTACGGTGCTTCCGATCGCCCAGACGACGCTCGAGGCGTTCATGAAAAAAAATCCGGGGAGCAGCATCTCTCTTTCCGGGGGCGGTTCCGGGGAGGGAATCAAGGCGCTGATCGACAAAACGGCGGATATCGCCACCATGTCCCGCGAGGTAAAAAAGAAGGAGATTGATCTGGGACGGGCGAAAGGGATCGAGGCTTATCAGAACATTGTTGCCATCGACGCGATTGTTCCGGTCGTAAACCCAAAGAACAAGGTTGGCAACCTTAGCACTGACCAGCTTAGCCAGATTTATCAGGGAAAGATCACCAACTGGAAAGAGGTCGGCGGCGATGATCTTGCAATTGTCGTTGTTTCCCGCGACAGCAGCTCCGGGACTTTCGAGACCTGGGCCGAACTCGTGCTGAAGAAGGCGAGGGTTTCCCCCCGCGCCCAGCTTCAGGCTTCGAACGGCGCCATTGTCCAGGCCATCTCCAAAAACAAATACGCGATCGGCTATATCGGTTTGGGCTATATAGACAAATCGGTGAAGGCGCTGAAGGTAAACGGCATAGAGGCGTCCGCGAAGACTGCAATATCCAAGGAGTATCCGGTTGCCCGCGCCCTTTACATGTACACAAGCGGTAAGCCCCAGGGTGAAACGGCCTCATACATCAACTTCGTCCGCAGCGCCGAAGGACAGAAACTTGTGCAAAAGATTGGGTTCGTGCCTCTGTCGGTAAAAAAATAA
- the phoU gene encoding phosphate signaling complex protein PhoU yields MEETRHTSREYERELQAIRDGLLYLGAKTEKALELAIKALLERDTAVAREIIKGDDQIDRLDIELEERCIRILALRQPTARDLRFITTAIKITGHLERIGDMVVNIAEKAIILNDFPQLKPYVDLPRMGEISREMIRNSLDAMVRQDVELARSVRAEDAVIDNLNEQIFRELVTYMLADPGNIKVSLYIMQISKTLERIADHAEGIADMVIYMITGKIIRHEPSPSGEK; encoded by the coding sequence ATGGAAGAGACGCGGCATACCAGCCGGGAATATGAACGGGAGTTGCAGGCAATTCGGGACGGACTGCTGTACCTCGGCGCAAAAACGGAAAAGGCGCTGGAGTTGGCGATCAAGGCGCTCCTGGAGCGAGATACGGCCGTAGCGCGGGAGATTATCAAAGGCGATGACCAGATCGACCGCCTTGATATCGAACTGGAGGAGCGGTGCATCCGCATTCTTGCCCTGCGACAGCCGACAGCGCGCGACCTGCGCTTTATTACGACGGCGATCAAGATCACCGGCCATCTGGAGCGGATCGGCGATATGGTGGTCAACATCGCCGAGAAGGCGATTATTCTTAATGATTTCCCTCAGCTTAAGCCGTACGTCGATCTGCCCCGGATGGGGGAAATAAGCCGGGAGATGATAAGAAACAGCCTCGACGCGATGGTGCGGCAGGACGTTGAGCTGGCGAGGAGCGTCCGGGCGGAGGATGCGGTTATCGACAACCTCAACGAACAGATCTTTCGGGAACTGGTGACTTACATGCTTGCCGATCCCGGCAACATCAAGGTCAGTCTCTATATCATGCAAATCTCGAAAACCCTCGAACGGATCGCCGATCATGCCGAGGGGATTGCGGATATGGTAATTTACATGATAACGGGAAAAATCATCCGCCACGAACCGTCTCCCAGTGGGGAAAAATGA